In Phyllopteryx taeniolatus isolate TA_2022b chromosome 8, UOR_Ptae_1.2, whole genome shotgun sequence, one genomic interval encodes:
- the akt2 gene encoding RAC-beta serine/threonine-protein kinase isoform X1 produces the protein MNEVSVVREGWLHKRGEYIKTWRPRYFILKSDGSFIGYKEKPEVSSDHSLPPLNNFSVAECQLMKTERPRPNTFVIRCLQWTSVIERTFHVDSNEEREEWMRSIQAVANSLKSQQQDEEPMEIKFGSPSDSSGAEEMEIAVSKSRSKVQNMSDFDYLKLLGKGTFGKVILVKEKATGMYYAMKILRKEVIIAKDEVAHTVTESRVLQNTRHPFLTTLKYAFQTNDRLCFVMEYANGGELFFHLSRDRVFTEDRARFYGAEIVSALEYLHSCNVVYRDLKLENLMLDKDGHIKITDFGLCKEGITDGATMKTFCGTPEYLAPEVLEDNDYGRAVDWWGLGVVMYEMMCGRLPFYNQDHERLFELILMEEIRFPKNLAPEAKALLAGLLKKDPKQRLGGGPDDAKEAMTHKFFTSINWQDVLEKKLIPPFKPQVTSETDTRYFDDEFTAQTITITPPDKYDSLDPEDSDQRTHFPQFSYSASIRE, from the exons ATGAATGAAGTCAGCGTTGTGAGAGAGGGATGGCTCCACAAGAGAG GTGAGTACATTAAAACCTGGAGGCCTCGTTATTTCATCCTAAAGAGTGACGGTTCCTTCATCGGCTACAAAGAGAAGCCCGAAGTGTCCAGCGATCACAGCCTGCCACCTCTCAACAACTTCTCCGTCGCAG AATGCCAGCTGATGAAGACGGAGAGGCCCAGGCCCAACACGTTTGTCATCCGCTGCCTGCAGTGGACCTCAGTCATTGAACGCACCTTCCATGTAGACAGCAATGAGGAGAG GGAAGAATGGATGCGATCGATCCAGGCGGTGGCAAACAGCCTAAAGAGTCAGCAGCAGGACGAGGAGCCCATGGAGATCAAATTTGGCTCGCCGAGTGACAGCAGCGGCGCAGAGGAGATGGAGATCGCCGTGTCTAAATCCCGCTCAAAAGTG CAGAACATGAGTGATTTCGACTACCTGAAGCTACTGGGCAAGGGGACGTTCGGCAAAGTAATCCTGGTGAAGGAGAAGGCTACGGGCATGTACTACGCCATGAAAATCCTCCGCAAAGAAGTCATCATTGCTAAA GATGAGGTAGCCCACACAGTGACAGAGAGCAGAGTCCTCCAAAATACGCGGCATCCCTTTCTAACA ACGCTAAAATATGCTTTTCAAACAAATGACCGTCTATGCTTTGTGATGGAGTATGCAAATGGGGGAGAA CTCTTCTTTCACTTATCCCGGGACCGAGTGTTCACAGAAGACAGAGCCCGATTTTATGGTGCAGAAATAGTATCAGCACTGGAATACCTACACTCATGCAATGTCGTTTACAGGGATTTAAAG CTGGAGAATCTCATGTTGGACAAGGATGGCCACATAAAGATAACGGACTTTGGCCTGTGCAAAGAGGGCATCACTGATGGCGCCACCATGAAAACCttctgtgggactcctgagtaCTTGGCACCTGAG GTACTAGAGGACAATGACTACGGTCGCGCCGTGGACTGGTGGGGCCTGGGCGTGGTCATGTACGAGATGATGTGTGGCCGATTGCCTTTCTACAACCAGGACCACGAGCGACTCTTTGAACTCATCCTCATGGAGGAGATCCGCTTCCCCAAGAACCTGGCCCCTGAAGCCAAGGCGCTGTTGGCTGGCCTGCTTAAAAAGGATCCCAAGCAGAG GCTCGGCGGCGGACCTGACGATGCCAAAGAAGCGATGACCCATAAGTTCTTCACCTCAATCAACTGGCAGGATGTCTTGGAGAAGAAG CTCATCCCACCTTTTAAGCCCCAGGTCACCTCGGAGACAGATACGAGATACTTCGACGACGAATTCACTGCACAAACCATTACAATAACCCCGCCTGACAAGT ATGACAGTTTAGACCCGGAGGACTCGGATCAGCGTACACACTTCCCTCAGTTCTCCTACTCTGCCAGCATTCGGGAATAG
- the akt2 gene encoding RAC-beta serine/threonine-protein kinase isoform X2 — translation MNEVSVVREGWLHKRGEYIKTWRPRYFILKSDGSFIGYKEKPEVSSDHSLPPLNNFSVAECQLMKTERPRPNTFVIRCLQWTSVIERTFHVDSNEEREEWMRSIQAVANSLKSQQQDEEPMEIKFGSPSDSSGAEEMEIAVSKSRSKVNMSDFDYLKLLGKGTFGKVILVKEKATGMYYAMKILRKEVIIAKDEVAHTVTESRVLQNTRHPFLTTLKYAFQTNDRLCFVMEYANGGELFFHLSRDRVFTEDRARFYGAEIVSALEYLHSCNVVYRDLKLENLMLDKDGHIKITDFGLCKEGITDGATMKTFCGTPEYLAPEVLEDNDYGRAVDWWGLGVVMYEMMCGRLPFYNQDHERLFELILMEEIRFPKNLAPEAKALLAGLLKKDPKQRLGGGPDDAKEAMTHKFFTSINWQDVLEKKLIPPFKPQVTSETDTRYFDDEFTAQTITITPPDKYDSLDPEDSDQRTHFPQFSYSASIRE, via the exons ATGAATGAAGTCAGCGTTGTGAGAGAGGGATGGCTCCACAAGAGAG GTGAGTACATTAAAACCTGGAGGCCTCGTTATTTCATCCTAAAGAGTGACGGTTCCTTCATCGGCTACAAAGAGAAGCCCGAAGTGTCCAGCGATCACAGCCTGCCACCTCTCAACAACTTCTCCGTCGCAG AATGCCAGCTGATGAAGACGGAGAGGCCCAGGCCCAACACGTTTGTCATCCGCTGCCTGCAGTGGACCTCAGTCATTGAACGCACCTTCCATGTAGACAGCAATGAGGAGAG GGAAGAATGGATGCGATCGATCCAGGCGGTGGCAAACAGCCTAAAGAGTCAGCAGCAGGACGAGGAGCCCATGGAGATCAAATTTGGCTCGCCGAGTGACAGCAGCGGCGCAGAGGAGATGGAGATCGCCGTGTCTAAATCCCGCTCAAAAGTG AACATGAGTGATTTCGACTACCTGAAGCTACTGGGCAAGGGGACGTTCGGCAAAGTAATCCTGGTGAAGGAGAAGGCTACGGGCATGTACTACGCCATGAAAATCCTCCGCAAAGAAGTCATCATTGCTAAA GATGAGGTAGCCCACACAGTGACAGAGAGCAGAGTCCTCCAAAATACGCGGCATCCCTTTCTAACA ACGCTAAAATATGCTTTTCAAACAAATGACCGTCTATGCTTTGTGATGGAGTATGCAAATGGGGGAGAA CTCTTCTTTCACTTATCCCGGGACCGAGTGTTCACAGAAGACAGAGCCCGATTTTATGGTGCAGAAATAGTATCAGCACTGGAATACCTACACTCATGCAATGTCGTTTACAGGGATTTAAAG CTGGAGAATCTCATGTTGGACAAGGATGGCCACATAAAGATAACGGACTTTGGCCTGTGCAAAGAGGGCATCACTGATGGCGCCACCATGAAAACCttctgtgggactcctgagtaCTTGGCACCTGAG GTACTAGAGGACAATGACTACGGTCGCGCCGTGGACTGGTGGGGCCTGGGCGTGGTCATGTACGAGATGATGTGTGGCCGATTGCCTTTCTACAACCAGGACCACGAGCGACTCTTTGAACTCATCCTCATGGAGGAGATCCGCTTCCCCAAGAACCTGGCCCCTGAAGCCAAGGCGCTGTTGGCTGGCCTGCTTAAAAAGGATCCCAAGCAGAG GCTCGGCGGCGGACCTGACGATGCCAAAGAAGCGATGACCCATAAGTTCTTCACCTCAATCAACTGGCAGGATGTCTTGGAGAAGAAG CTCATCCCACCTTTTAAGCCCCAGGTCACCTCGGAGACAGATACGAGATACTTCGACGACGAATTCACTGCACAAACCATTACAATAACCCCGCCTGACAAGT ATGACAGTTTAGACCCGGAGGACTCGGATCAGCGTACACACTTCCCTCAGTTCTCCTACTCTGCCAGCATTCGGGAATAG